DNA sequence from the Alteribacter lacisalsi genome:
AAGAAAAAAACTGATGGTCGCTTTGGCAGGAATAATGCTGATGCCTCTTTTATACGGCGGTGTGCTGATTTGGTCATTCTGGGATCCCTATGGCCAAATTGACTCGCTCCCGGTAGCGGTTGTTAATGACGATGAAAGTGCTGTAATTGATGGGGAGGAGATAAGAGCAGGGGATGACTTTACTGAAGAACTGGCCGCCAATCCCGATCTGGACTTCCATTTCGTGAATGAAGAAACAGCGAGGCAGGGAATGGCCGATTTTGACTACTATTTTTATGTGTACATTCCCCCTTCATTTTCTGAGGATATTGTAAGTGTAGCCGAGCAAGAGCCGGTAAAGGGGACGCTCTATTATGAAGTGAACTCGGATTACAACTATGTGAGCTCCCAGATTGCTGGAACAGCGGTGGAGTCGATGGAAAGGGAACTGTCTGAAGCACTCACGCTTGCCTATGCAGAAGTGGCTAATGATTCGTTCAGCCGCTTCACGAAACTGGTGAATGAAGTAAAAGACGGAACGGGCGAGATTCAGGAGGGGAGCAGTGACGCCTATGAGGGAAGCCTGAGTCTCAACAGCGGCCTGCTGGAAATTGAAGCCGGGACAGCAGATCTAGCAGCAGGTGCAGAAGAGCTTGAAGCCGGGATCACCACTTTTGATGAGGAGTGGGACTCATTGACGAGGAATCTCGATCTCGACCGTGCAGAGGAGACCCATGGAGAGCTCAGAGAGCGCACTGAACGAATGGAACAGTTCCTTGAAGATGGACGTGTGACTGAAGCTGCGCAGGAGTTCGATCGTATTTTTGACCAGGCAGAGGCACTTGGAGATGATATCGCCCAGTTTCAGGACATACTCACAGACGGAGAAGAGCGTATGGCTGATATACAGTCAGAGCTTAATGAATACGAATCAAAGTGGAACAGCCTGTACGCTTCTCTGGAGGGCAGTGCAGAGGATGCGGGCAGCCGTCTTGATGAGGCAGCTGCTTTTGCAGATCAAATAGAGGAGCGCCTTGAAGGGCTGGAAAAACGGCTGTCAGAACCGTTTGAACTAGTTGAAGAGATGGAAGACCATTACCGTCAGCTTCCAGAGGCGGCAGGTGAGGATTGGGAGGAGCGTGAAGAGCTTGCTGCCTGGTATGAACAGGGCCTTGAACAGTTTGAGAAAATCCCGGATCACCAGGAGCGGTTAAAAAATCAGGTCGCAGACGGCCGCTCGGAAATAAGCCGTTTCCGCCAGACGATTGAGGAAGCGGAAGAGGCGGCAGAAGACCTTGCTGAGACCGGGAAGGAGGCGCTCGCAGCTGCTGGGCATATTAAGGAAAAAGTGGGGACATCCGAAAATATCCTACGCAGTCTTAATGAAAGAGCAGACCGGCTTAAAGAAAAATTGGAAACAGTTGAAAGTCTGGAAGAGAGGGTTGATCCTGCGGATGGAGAGGAACAGCTTAAGGAAGTTGTTCAGGACCTGAACATGACTCTTGAAAGGGCAGAGGAACAGTATAACCTTGCCTTGAATCAGGGAGAAGAAGTAAGTGAAGGTCTCTCACAGCTTGCTGCAGGTGCAGAGCGGACAAGCGAAGGGACATTCTCCCTTGTCGATCGCCTTGATGAAGCTGCTGAGGGAAGTTCTTCGCTTGCGGGAGGACTGGATGATTTGTCTTCTGGAACAGATGAGCTGCACAAAAACGTGGCCGAAGTGGCTGAAGTGATGGGCGGTCTTGATCCCGGCCGTCAGCACGAACTCATGGCAGCCACTCCGGTTGAGGCGATGAGCGGAAGCACAGACAGTGACAATGATTATTCTTATGGCGAAGGGCTCACACCTTACTTTTTGTCAATCGGACTTTATGTAGGGGCTCTGACCCTTTCAATCATCTATCCGTTCCGTGAACCTCTGGGACCCCATCGAAACGGGTTTGAATGGTTTACAGGAAAACTCGGCGTGGCACTGATGACCGGCGCGGCTCAGGTAACCATCCTTCTGGCGTTTCTGTTTTTCGTTCTCCAGCTGGATGTTGCGTCGCCAGTATCGTTTATTTGGTTTACCTATCTTGTGAGTGCGGTGTTTATCAGCCTTATTTTCATGATGGTTGGCGTACTGGACAATCCTGGACGCTTCGTGGCTATTATTCTCCTCATACTCCAGCTCGGAGGCAGCGGGGGGACCTTTCCGGTTGAACTGCTCGCTTCTCCGCTGCAGACCGTTCACGGCTGGCTGCCGATGACGTATTCCATTCTCGGGTTCCGCTCAGTTGTGTTTATGGATTCACCTGTCTTTCTGGGACAGAGCGTCCTGTTTTTAACCGTACTCGGTGCAGTGGTGCTGGGGGGAGCCTATTTCTTTTTCAGGGCGAAATACAGTAAACTTTGTGCCCCGTTTACAAACAAGCAGAACGTGCAGACTAACAAAGACTGAGTTATTAAGGTAGCAGAGGCAAAAGAACACGTGATATGCTGAACAAGAACGGGAGCCGGACGATGGTTTACAACAGACGGCTGTCCGGGAAAAGACAGTATACAAGCCAGTATATGTTGGAGGAGATACCATGAAACTTGAAATATCAGATAAAGCAGTGGAATGGTTTAAAAGTGAGTTTGAACTTGAAGGCGGCGAGTCTGTCCAGCTTTACGTCCGATACGGAGGGTGCGGGAATTTCCAGAGCGGCTTCTCGCTTGCTGTGGCAAAAAAGGAACCGGATGACCCTGCTGTATCAGAGGAAAAAAACGGCATCACCTTTTACGTGGAGAAAAAGGACGAATGGTACTTTGATGATAAGGACCTGAAAGTAGCATTCAATGAGGATACAGATGAAATCGAGTATCTTCATGAAACAGGAGAAAAGCAGTAGCGTTCAGCACTTTCTCCGGTGAGAACCGGGCAGATGATGAAACGGATCAAGGCGCAGAGAGTACAATTACTCTCTGCACCTTTTCTGATGACGGTGAGGTTGAAATACTGCAGATCCCACTGCCTAAAGGCTGGCGTGTGGTCGAGGGTTACTTTATAAAAGGAATGGTAAGCGGCATTTTGTAATACTGGCCGTCTTTTGCCTTCAAAGCAGCCATGATGATCAGCACAATATTGACAATCACCACGATCGGAAAGAGTAAAAAGCCGACCAGGATTATCATGGAAAATGCGGCGACGGTGTAATAAATGAACATGGAAATATGCAGATTCAGTGCCTGCTTTCCGTGATAATCCACAAAGGAAGAGGTGTCTTTTTTGAGAAGCCAGAAAATCAGCGGACCGATAAAACCGATAATCAGTCCGGACAGATGTGTCAGCAGGGCCATGTTTTTATCGTCTCCGCTCACTTCCGATTCCTCAACTGCCTCATTTTCCTTCGTTTCCTCTTTTTCTTCTGCCGTCAGATTTTCTTCACTCATGAATAAGACCCCCTAAAAGATAAAAATGAACGCTGTCTCTTATATCTATTCGGGAGTCCGTCTGTATACTTTCATCTGTTATTAAAATTTTGCCAACAGAAGAAAAAAGGAGCCGTATTCGAACATTTCTGCAGAAAAGGAGACTTACTTCTGCTCATAACTCCCTTTCTTACGGGGCAGGATAAAAACAATCAATCATAGGGAGGGATCGTGATGGGACAGCGGCGGCAGTTTGAGGAAGGCGACAAAGCGCCGAATAACGGATTCTATGTGGAAATCGGCGAAACAGGAAGCATGGTTAATAACCCTCAGAAAATTCATCTGGAAGCGGGCAAGGAATTTCCCGCGCTCACAAATAAAGACCGTAAATGGACCTACCACCGTAAGCCGTAAGTTTCCCGGGAACATTCTCTGCTGAATGCAGAGGGTGTTCTTTTTTTTTGCTCTTTTTGTTACGCTCTTTTCGTAAAGATTGTTGTTTATTACGCTCCAGGCGGACGCTTTCCGCGGGCATCGCTTCAGCCTCCTCGGAAAAACTGCCCTGCGGGGTCTTCAGTCGATGCTATTCCCGCAGGAGTCACCACCTTA
Encoded proteins:
- a CDS encoding DUF4870 domain-containing protein, with the protein product MSEENLTAEEKEETKENEAVEESEVSGDDKNMALLTHLSGLIIGFIGPLIFWLLKKDTSSFVDYHGKQALNLHISMFIYYTVAAFSMIILVGFLLFPIVVIVNIVLIIMAALKAKDGQYYKMPLTIPFIK
- a CDS encoding HesB/YadR/YfhF family protein, which produces MKLEISDKAVEWFKSEFELEGGESVQLYVRYGGCGNFQSGFSLAVAKKEPDDPAVSEEKNGITFYVEKKDEWYFDDKDLKVAFNEDTDEIEYLHETGEKQ
- a CDS encoding YjzC family protein, which translates into the protein MGQRRQFEEGDKAPNNGFYVEIGETGSMVNNPQKIHLEAGKEFPALTNKDRKWTYHRKP
- a CDS encoding YhgE/Pip domain-containing protein, encoding MNGLKNELKGIFERKKLMVALAGIMLMPLLYGGVLIWSFWDPYGQIDSLPVAVVNDDESAVIDGEEIRAGDDFTEELAANPDLDFHFVNEETARQGMADFDYYFYVYIPPSFSEDIVSVAEQEPVKGTLYYEVNSDYNYVSSQIAGTAVESMERELSEALTLAYAEVANDSFSRFTKLVNEVKDGTGEIQEGSSDAYEGSLSLNSGLLEIEAGTADLAAGAEELEAGITTFDEEWDSLTRNLDLDRAEETHGELRERTERMEQFLEDGRVTEAAQEFDRIFDQAEALGDDIAQFQDILTDGEERMADIQSELNEYESKWNSLYASLEGSAEDAGSRLDEAAAFADQIEERLEGLEKRLSEPFELVEEMEDHYRQLPEAAGEDWEEREELAAWYEQGLEQFEKIPDHQERLKNQVADGRSEISRFRQTIEEAEEAAEDLAETGKEALAAAGHIKEKVGTSENILRSLNERADRLKEKLETVESLEERVDPADGEEQLKEVVQDLNMTLERAEEQYNLALNQGEEVSEGLSQLAAGAERTSEGTFSLVDRLDEAAEGSSSLAGGLDDLSSGTDELHKNVAEVAEVMGGLDPGRQHELMAATPVEAMSGSTDSDNDYSYGEGLTPYFLSIGLYVGALTLSIIYPFREPLGPHRNGFEWFTGKLGVALMTGAAQVTILLAFLFFVLQLDVASPVSFIWFTYLVSAVFISLIFMMVGVLDNPGRFVAIILLILQLGGSGGTFPVELLASPLQTVHGWLPMTYSILGFRSVVFMDSPVFLGQSVLFLTVLGAVVLGGAYFFFRAKYSKLCAPFTNKQNVQTNKD